The genome window TAATTATGAGTATTAGAGATAATCAAGAAATTTCCAGAAAAATATATCGAGAATATACAGACACTGACGGAATTGTTCGCACCGAATACAAGGATATTAATGGCAACATTTATACAGAATATACCGATATTAACGGTAATTTTCACTCAGATCGAAAAGAGTTAATTGACGATAGATTGGTAGATGCCCATATTCAAGATGCACGAGTAGATAAAACAGTTGCACATATTGATAGGGCCGATAAAAATACCTCTAAGGGTTTACTTATTGGTGTAATTGTCACTACCATAATAGCTTTAGTAGCAGGGGTAATCTACTTTTTAAATGATGCTAATAACCCTGAACCCGTTGCTATAGTGCCGATTCCTGCAGAAACAGCTGAGCCTGAGTCGATAGAAGTTGAGGAACAAGAAGCCATCCAAACAACCGCTACGAGAACAACTCCTGAACCTTCAAGTCCAGTAACTCCTGAATCAAATAATAATCCTCCTACAACGACAACAACGAATAATAATATAACCGTCACCCCTTCAGAGTCTAATCAAAACCCTGCAGAAACAAATAATCAACCCCCCGCAGCTAACCCCACTCCCACTAACACGAGGCCTCAATCAACAGCAAATAATCCAGCCACACCTAAAAGCGATGGCGATCTTAAAAATGAGATTGTGAAAAAGTTTCAGGATAATTTAGGAGATAATCAGTTAAATGTTGAGGTAAATAATGGCGATGTAATGATATCAGGGATGTTGGAAACTCAAGCACAAGTGGAACAAATTCAACCAATACTTAAATCCGTTGAAGGAGTTAAGACAGTGAATATAATGGCTACCATCGAGCCTCAAAGGACAAATTAAATTAAGTTAAAGATTATAAAAACAATCACTTATTGAATCAAAAATTATGATGGTGCTAACTTAATATTCCTCGCCCTAAAAAAGCGAGAATTTTTATTTATTAGGGTCTGCGAAATCATCATATAATCCAGATTTAATACCAAATCCTATTTAGATGGTATATTTATTTACTTGAAATTATTGAGATTGATGATAGTTATTAGTCTACTTTTAATGTAGGATTTGGTATAATAACATTTATGATACTTTTATAAAATAATTTAAGTAGCACAACATTTAGTTGATAATATGATAATTTAGCTCTATTTATTTTCACTATTAATACGACTAAAAAAGTAACTTACCACTGCCCCTGTAACAAACATAATAATAGAATATATGGCAGGAGGTATAGCAATTTGGGGATTATTTAATAATGTAGCAGAAGTGGCGATCGCAATGGCTAAAGTTCCATTTTGCATACCAGCTTCAATAGAGATAGTAGAAGACTGCTTAAAACTTAAATTCAT of Cyanobacterium sp. HL-69 contains these proteins:
- a CDS encoding Bon domain protein yields the protein MSIRDNQEISRKIYREYTDTDGIVRTEYKDINGNIYTEYTDINGNFHSDRKELIDDRLVDAHIQDARVDKTVAHIDRADKNTSKGLLIGVIVTTIIALVAGVIYFLNDANNPEPVAIVPIPAETAEPESIEVEEQEAIQTTATRTTPEPSSPVTPESNNNPPTTTTTNNNITVTPSESNQNPAETNNQPPAANPTPTNTRPQSTANNPATPKSDGDLKNEIVKKFQDNLGDNQLNVEVNNGDVMISGMLETQAQVEQIQPILKSVEGVKTVNIMATIEPQRTN